A segment of the Lycium ferocissimum isolate CSIRO_LF1 chromosome 5, AGI_CSIRO_Lferr_CH_V1, whole genome shotgun sequence genome:
catggtagattaattaatcgtATACCACATGTAAAAAGCtgttagatggaaatatctTTTCCTTAACCCTGAACCAATTGTGAGGggaaaatttatcataatttagcacatgaagcattgttctcataagcaatggtttagctttTTATCGGAGGCATTCAATGCCAAACCAACTTGGATATAAACTAGCATTCacaagatgaattatcttgattacataataCGAAAATTACGCTCTCAACTCAATCATTTTTGAGCAAGTAACTTTGCATATGTCAAACGGGTTGACAATAAACGCACATTGATTTTCTTatcgatgcatctatttaagacatcacataacaagtgaacgggcccatattcaccttttctatattttcagaatttgggaaattcaatcccaacattagccaaAGATAATccacttatcatgagaacaagcaacaaagATAAATTCTTAAAGAATCTTCTGGTTCTTCAATATATAGAATATTCAATCGGaatcatatttgaatcgggtAGGCCAAATTGCTCATGCCAATCATAAAATTATCTATATTAGTAAACTTCGGTTTACCATGCCATgtctatttgttttagtaaacttaaggttttttatgacatgatttttttttttttttttgtacgaGTAAACCCGAATTTACCGTAACATGATTTCATCATGGTCATATCGTAGTATATGTTGGAAAATAAGGCGTGTAAACTTTCACATAGATATTTATTACCCACATGATTTTGTAGATATTTGATCATCCCATCATTAATAGCTACACATGATAGtcatttactttagtaaacttcgggtttactacTTGTATTTCGATCATAACAACTTTGGAGATAGGATGAATgccataataataaataaactctTCAGagctttcaatttatttttcataatcaAATATTTTGGACACTACCGTGTcatgattcttgtatataaaaCAATTAGGGTTCTTCTGACCTTGATTATTACTTTTGTACTACCAAATATTGCTTAGACAACTGCAGTGTCTAGAAAGAGAATTTGATTAGATATTTATGATGTCATGAAAGAAAACGGTAAGCAAGTGGacatttagaaataataaattcataattgaaTTTTAATGCAACTTACTTTGAGAGTTATCCATATCTTCAAATGAAATGACGTACgcaaagtaaaataaatacacATTAAATATTAGTACTATTAGAAAGTACAAAGTAAAAACTAAGTAATATAACAAACCAATGGTTATATTCGATAAGAACCAATACGACATGTGATATCAAATCGACTAATGAATATAGTACGGTTACACGCACACATGCAAAACATTCTTTGGCATATATGTACACCATAAACACATAGTGATagccataaaataaaaatgcacgagactataaaacttataaagaaATGGTTTAAGATATATATACCTTTCCTCCCATATTTATAATGGTCTAATTAACAAAGTGATGGACacttccatatatatatacttaaagtTTCAAGTCCTTGTTTTCATTAAATAGAATTACATCCATCTTGATAAATTTTCATCaatatgataaaaaataatgactAATTAATAAATTCTACTAGGATAcaataattcacttttctaaTTTTAAAAGATTTGCATACATGTAGTACTTTTTAAAGAGAATCCTTTTATGATGTATCGAAgacaatataataatattaatttcatgaaattgggTAGTGACCCATATCTCCTTATACCATAAAACACAGAAATTATTATGGTTCTTATTAATGTATCTAGTGCCTATGTGGTTTAGGCTCAATCCAAAACAACAAGAATTTACTACTGTGGTTTACACGTACCTTAAtattcaacaaacaaatattAGTCATGCACTTGGTTTTGACATATTATTAAGAATATGCACTACATGACATATTGGTGTACTTCCTCgatggaaaaatatataaattgttatttccttcgggaaaattaaaaacatacgGAGAAAACATTCAACGAGATCTGCCATCttttgccttaaaataaaattgaccaAGATGTTTCTACGTGCAACAATCACTTTATACCacaaaataacatttatattattttatctcttcGGGAGGTGTTgtggtatttcttcattcacttcaaTGGAATGAACTTTGGTCACTTAGGCTTCAAATTATCTCTCATGTATCTTACAACTTCTTTACACTTCGGGAgaaaatttcaaagttttaCTTCTTAAGGAGCAATGCAAAGTTTAACCACTCGAGAGTAAAGTTAGAAGTTTTACCAACTTCGGGGGTAAATTTAAGAGTTCACTACTACAGGAGCAAATTTCAAAgtcttactacttcgggagtaaactTCAGATTTACTACTCCAAGTGTAAATTTTAGAgtcttactacttcgggagtaaactTCAGATTTAGTACGAGTAAGAAAATTCAGAATACttcttctcaattattctacctctaCTGGAGGTGAGTCGTGATATCTTCACAACCAAGTACATGTTCGTATTTATAGGCTTTACAATATTGTCACATTCACTTCAGAGAATGAATCTGTATTTGTAAGTTGTTTCACTCACTTGAGAGAATGGAACCAAATCACATGGACTTGCTTCAACCACATCAAAATTACAGAACTTACAatttcttcttatgatgttgCTACTCAGTATAAATCGAGGCATACATATATTATAAGCCTCCGAAATTATTATCACTTCTAGTCTTCAAGTGATTAACTAAGACATGAAATATGTTACCACTTACCACTTCGGTGGCGGTACATGAACTCGCCGGTTCAAGCCAATGTGGCGTTAGTAtcataatatacacatattGCTCTTCGTAGCAATTTTATTTCACACATTAAAATGTGCAATAGTCATaggaaatatatttttttttctacatatttATTGCAATACGTACATTTAAAAGCACACGGATGCAATAGTCCAACAAATGCTTGTATATGCTCTTAAAAATCAAATGGTAATACATGTATGTTCAATACGATAAATTTATATTCCAAAAACTAGATATGCATAAGTAATGCTTATTCATAGATCCCAATgatatgaaaacataatagtCCAATGGATCCAAATTGATTAAAATAAAACAGTCCGTACCTTTTCAAAGGCAAGGTGAATACTCACAATTTAATGGTGCGTTTGTTCAACGTCCAATTTCTTGAGACCGAGATAACTATAGGTTATCTTTCTCCAAATCTCAAGATTTCTTTAAAGTAAGTGCTCAAGGTAGAGTCTCGTGcttgataacgtgttataaaataataaagcgaagaagaatattgtggagaaagagagaagaggggagagttcttatttctcttgttcGGGATTCTTTTACAATAGAGAAgaacctctatatttatagggaaaaagtgacttgatcccaaagtcactaaccctaatatttctcttagagatagacatccataataataaataatatttataacaatatatatatattcgctTGTCATCTCTTTCGAAGTAGTTTCAGCTTCCTAGTTAACCAAGAAAAAATTCCTTTTCGATTCGACGGATACCTCTCAAGCAAAATAATAAACTAAGAAGTATAATAATCAAAAGAAGCAATATCTTTCAAGAAGTCTGCTGAATTTTATTATGTTCTTTCTGTAATAGTACACGAAGCTTAAAAACAATACAGTATAGTACACGAAGCTTAAAAATAATACAGTAGACtccttaaaaaatttataatggAGAATGTGGAATAGAAGACTTGCGAAAAAAAGCCTCAAATCTGCAAACAAAATTGAAGAAGCGTTTGTATTACTATAATTGTCTTGTTAATTTGGACACCAAATCGCATGCATGTCTAGTTTGGACTCTTTATTCAGTTGCACTGCTTGTTCAATAAACTTTTGTGACTGCCCAGTTAGTTAATATAGTTAATTTAAAGAGTTGTCTTTGTGATAACAGTCATAAGTCAATTTGAATATGAATAGATTTAGTTCCAATGTCGATTTACCAGGATTTTCCAGTAAGTGGAACATAGTTAATGTAAAGAGTTATCTTGGTGATAGAAGTCTTGCGTGATCAATATGAGCATGGATTTAGTCCAATGCTGATTACCAGAATTTTTAGATAGTATAAGCTGTCACAAttcatttttaattcaaaaagttTACTATTAGGTAAAGTCTAAATATTACGATTTTATTTGACATTCATtgattcttcaaaaattattttatttagctttaaaaGGGTATAAGTCAATTAATATTTTAGGGCTATTAGGTTTATAGTTTTAGGTTTAAGAAGCATGTCCAAAAGAAATAGGAATAGAGTTAATTAAGGATATAAAAGCCgttcaatatttaaaggatattttggtcaaccaacatttatattcatgcttttataataatatagatatagatatagctatagatatagatagatagatataaGTACCTTTTCAACTTTATTATATAATCTTCTGTAAACCTTCACTTAGTATACATTATGGAATTGAgacacaatttttttaaaaggtgaaTTGGGTTGAGAATAGTTTTTGTTTAACGAATAGCAAAATAGGCACCTATAGTTGCACTTACACATGATTGTGTTTGGTCCTTTAATTTCACGGGATTTTATCTAAATACCTGAATATGTTCAAAACTCGTGTTATAAACACTTCCGCTCGTTGATTAAGCTTACGTATAACATGTGTGCACTAcaacaaatttgattagttatttttatttatttaaaaatcatattttatcaaAAAACTTTTGTGATGAAAACAATTTGTCAACCATTCGAAAACATAAGTCTCTAAAAGTATACATAGACAATTTAATGTTTGTCGGCagataaaattatattaactatgaAATCCTTTTCATCCTCAAATACCTAGTATTTATAACACTTACTCGtcacaaactaaaaaaaaatgtatttgatTGTCACTAATTGTTCGAGCTATTAGTGACAAAAGCTAAGGTCACAAAGAATATACTCCCTCTTTTTCAATCTGTATCGTATTTTCCATATTATTTTATCCCGAAAAGAATGTCATATTAGttactttatttaaaaataattttactttaaattttcattttaccaTTAATGAATAATGAATGTCACATTAACTTTCATTGGTTTGAAGGATCAAAATCTCACATTTatattaattgaaggttaattaTGCTTAGTCGAATTATATAAGGACCAAAATTGAAATAAACATCGCTATTTTCCCAATTTATAAAAAtcagaatattaaaaaaaaacaataatctTATTTTCTTAACTTCCGAGTCTAGTTAAACTAAAACTACTaaaatgaaacggagggagtatccaTTAATATGCTCTAAAAGATTAAGCAGACACAAAACATATTAAAGATTCCAACAAGCAGATTCACTAAAGATATGAATTGCAGTCTTAGAAGTATTAGTGGAAAATCTTAAGTAGTCTACTCCccccgtctcaaaatatttgtcgttttatttactcaaaataaaattaagtagcttttttccattttacccttgtattaatttgtcacaccccgaatcatggcctgggcgtaacacggcactcggtgcctgactgcatgtgaccgagcgaaccacatgacttGTTGAATTAACATGGGGCAtaaacatgagcggaatataacatgaaacatggTGAGCCTTAACAAAACATGAGAAGTCATAATACatttaataaaatacttgtaTAAAAAGTGAATACGGAAATATCATAAactgagccaaagatggctacacAACTCTAAGTATCTGACATGActgactgactagtctatgaaacctctatcataaATCTGAACTGTAAAAAATatttgctgggacaaggccctcAGCATACCTTAACTTgctaaacatgacatgaaaataaataaggataacacCCCGAATAAGATAGGGCTCACCAATTAGCTGATACGGCATGGAGTTATGCGGCGTCCGTAAATTCGTTTTGGTAAATGCGGTGCTCCGGGCAATATAAAAGGGATGTCGGCACATTGAGATATGTAAAGGAGATTTGAAATAAACATGGTAAGAGCTTAATATTAAATAAGGTCATGAGCAGgaacatgaatacatacatacatatatatacatacatacatacatatatatatatatataacatgagaaaaatatattaaagaGGTTAGTATAACAGTATGTTACACCACGTTAACACATGTTTGATCTCTGCTCGATGAGTTCAAAAGCTTTCGGAGAAGAcataaacatgacatgaatggatccttCTCTAAAAAtatatgaaggaatcgtcctactaggcggagcgatccttatcctacgttggcatacATAGTTCCACGTGTaaaaccttctcggtaatttgtgcaactcccaaaaacatgaacatgatatagttggctgaGAAGCCCATAATTTTGTAAAAACATGACTTATAGTATAACATGGATATCTTGTTTCATAATCATGGATAATGATTACATAATTTAtttgcatgaaaacgtgtagacatgtaggatattcatgaaagtaagcataatgtttaatgacttgcatgtaggaacccatggaatgcaataTATGGGTTTTTTTGATTATGGATTGATTCCAATataaatggaagattaggaatataACAACGAATATATATGTTTCAAACATGGTAAATCATGGTGCATggacttagggttatcatgaacttgactaaaaaccctagtttagtgAACTCTTGCATAATCAGggaagaacgtggcgtgggaaagaacaaagatgttctcacacgtagatagaaaccttGCATACCTGTTAAATTCCAAAACTTGTAATAgaattctaaaatattaaaCCTTGAGCCTtaagatgggttttcttgaaaaccctaagttaggaacaatgatttgCTTATTAGATTACatgaatatatgttagaattgacttggaaggGCTTGGAATAGCTTACCTTGTTGTTTTGGATTGATGGGAGAAGAAGACCTTCTTGTTAGGGCTTGGGAGtatgaaaaatagaataaaaaggcTGAACTGGGGTATTTATACTTAACTGAGTCGGGGgcgttatacggtccgtataatagtatacgatccgtataaacTAACTGTATTAAACGATGGTCACATTCCAGAAACTGGGACTTCCCAAATGAGTTTCACGGAAtaaaaatacggtccgtataacattatacggtccgtatcgaAGCATTTCAAAAACTTGGTAGAAACTGGGATTTTGTACTCGCCTTATACGAACTGGAAGTATGGgctatatattattattcgGTCCATATATCTGGTCGTGAAAATGGGATTTTGCTGAACTGCAGCAATTAAATTCCAATACTTCCAGACTGATATTCTAAGTCCCAAATCATGAATCTAACCTtgtttaaaggtacgaggtgttacataaTTACATCAATGGGCAGATTTTGTAAGTTCACATACCAACATTTAAGaggtttcatcattaataaagtaaatattCATTGAGAAGAGAGAACatgatgaaatatgttaagagggtaaaatagtaaaatatTACCCTTACTAATGCTTTCTTAATGGGCGTGTAAATTAAAAATGCGACAAATATGttgagacgaagggagtaataAGCAAGAATATTAATCTCGGATggaatttatgtgatatagtttgaagACTTGaaacaagaaagcaagaaagactTTTTGAAGGCTGTGCAAAAACAAGATAGTAAATATACTACGTGGTTGTAAGTCATTTCATTAAGGGGAGAAAaggaagttttaagttaaattattttaaatatagaaatgtataaTTCTTTTGGGTACAAATGGGatgaaaatatatcatataaattggaataCAGGGAGTAGTTGTATTTTGTATTCATGTTGACCTTCGACGTGACGGCTACCTGGCACTCTAGATTCTCAAAGTTTCACTAGTTAATTAATCGTTGGAGGTATAAAAAAGTACTCCGTTAATTTGAAGGCACTAatagtataaaaaaatatataacataaattggaacagagaGAGTAGTTGTATTCTGTATTCATGTTGACCTTCGATGTGACGACCACCTGGCACTCTGAATTCTCAAAGATTCACTAGTCAATTAATCGTTGGTGGTATAAAAAAGTACTCCGTTAATTTGAATGCACTAatagtataaaaaaataatgtataatTAGGTCACTTATTGAGTAATTATAGATCAAATTTAATGATAAGCATGAATGTAGATATAATACTACTAACAGGCTCACATGTTATAATTTACTAATGAAAGAATTTatattatcaatatatataaattagaTTTTGAGCTAACAATTACACTCTTTATGtgtcaatttatgtgatatagtttgattaaACATtgtttaaatgaaaaaaataaaaaaaaggttaaaataTTGGTTACAAGTAGATATTTGTGTGTctgtaaataatttcattaagggtaaaaaaaataagttttaaattaaataatttcttaatttagaaatctatcatTATTTTTTGCatagactatatatatatatatatatatatatatatatatatatatatatattacataaattgagGCAGATGGATCATTTTGTTTTATCATTTTCAAATGACAAAGATGGTCAGTAGCAGCCTAAGAAGTCAAAGTCTAAAGTTTTACTCACTGGAAACGATTCACAAGCAGCCACATAAGCAGAAAGAAAACCCGCACGAGTTGTGGACGCACTTAAAGATTTGGAATATACGTTTCTTAACCCAATCCACTTGTCCCATAAAACAGCTGGGATATTTGGAACTCAAAAATCCAGCCTGTCCTCTTTTCACGCCTCAAACAAACGTGTTTTTTAGCGTCATAgataaatttttttaactttactGCTTCCCTTCCACTATAAATAGAGCCCACCTCTCACACTGACCATAAAGGAAAAAAACACTACTTAAAGAAACATCAAACACTACTCTTTACTCTCTCAACCAGCAGTGACTGATCAAGAATGGATATTTTTCGAAGCTATTATTCGGACCCACTTACTGACTCATCATCAACATCTGATACCAGCAGCTCCCCTAGTAGAGCTAATCTTACTGAATATTCGTCAGTTATGTTAGCTTCAAAAAACCCCAAGAAGCCATCGGGGAGAAAGAAGTTTCAGGAAACTCGTCATCCAGTATGTAGGGGAGTCAGGAAGAGGAATTCAGGCAAGTGGGTTTGTGAAGTCAGAGAACCTAATTCAAAATCAAGGATTTGGCTCGGCACTTACCCAACCGTGGAAATGGCGGCTAGAGCTCATGACGTGGCGGCTTTAGCATTAAGGGGTCCTTCTGCTTGCTTGAACTTTGCCGACTCTACTTGGAGGTTGCCTATCCCCGCTTCCGCCGACTCCAAGGATATTCGAGAAAGGCGGTACGAGAGCCAAAGTTGGCAGACCATTGGAAGGAATTTCGGGGAGAATCTTGCAGATACTCTCTGGCGCGAGCACGCATTTCGGAGAATCGACAATACTCGTGAAATGTACGTGAAGGCATAGTTTGTGAGAATCTAGCATAGGCTCTAAACGTCCGATAGTACGGTTTGAATACGACGGTACTCCGAAACGTCCGAGAGTAAATTTTTTATGAATGAGGAAGCACTGGAGAGTAGGTTCTTTATGGATGAGGAAGCGCTCTTCTACATGCCCGGATTAATTACTAATATGGCGGAAGGACTAATGCTACCTCCACCTCAATGTGCAGAAGTTGGAGATCATGTGGAAGTTGATAGTTACATGCCTCTATGGAGTTATTCTTTCTAAATAGTTTTGGTATTCTATCTTCCCTATTAAGTACAGTTTCTTAAATTAGGATTTAGGAGATTTTAGTGATTTCCGTACTCAATATTTGGATGGTACGGATGTACACTAGTATTGTAATTTAGTAACTTTTGTGTATATTAATAGagttgaaaatatattaaaatggtTATTGAAAGTAGTTTCATTGAATTGTTAAATTAAATGAGTTCAAAATCTTGAAGACTATAAAAGTAATAATTCcttcaataaaaaataatgaaggGGTGCCGATCGACTATAAGTCAACTGTCAATTATATTTTCAGTTACAATTCCAAATTTCAATATTAGGAAACTACATGAAAATCATTAGAAGCCACAGCTTTCTTTATGTTTAGAAACATTTAAAGTTCAGGAACATTTTTAAATTGTATTATAAATGACAATTTCTTATTCAGCAAACAAGTACTAATTGTCatatataaagtaaaataaagaaaatataccATAACTTATTAATGTcaacaaatctttttttttaaaagcaaatcCACTAGgcctagtttttttttaaaatttatataataaaagtgaaaaaggaaaaagtacaAGGGGAGATAGGGCAATTACCTTACCAATCCTATTGAGGAGTAAAATAGTTATCCCTTTAAGGAGCCAATAGGGGcgaatttatgtataaaaaatgagTCACGTGAACCCATGGTCACCCGATTAAATtcattatattatgtatataatccttaaactatatctaatattaactgaaggaacacatAATCAAACAAAATTGAGTGGAGTATTAGTTAAGTGTTGGCTTTGATCCCTTACGGTTGCGGGATCAAACTCAGCTAAATGCACTTTTATGggtcttttttaaaaagtaaaaaaaaataaaaaatctaagCAGAGTCAAATGCCCATAATCTCTACAAGTACAATCCTTGGAGAGGGACAGTCTCACGTTCTAGGTTGGTGCATGCAATAGTACTTATCCTAGCTAGTCCAGTAGAAGAATATCCAAACAGGAAACTTTAAAATAAGATCCTTAGGACCTGCATGTCGCCACGTGGAACACACGTTTTCGTGGGAAAACGGCGATGAAaagttttctttcatttcttgcAAAGGGCAGGCAGTTGGAGATGTTATTGTACAAATTGAGTGTATTATTAGTTAGATATCAGTTGCTTTAATATATTtgaaaagtctttttttctAACTGGATATACATAGTTCAACAGTTTGCATTTGGACACTCTAGGAAACAACCTAAGTGAGTGGTCCAGAAACACAATAGAAGATGTTCACAAGATGGTTTCAGAGTGGGAAAACAAGATCTAAATCCTAGAAGACAAGGACCTGGATAGTAACACTGGGACAAGCAGAATATCTCGGATGGATGGATAGGCCATCTTGAAACAGAAAGCCCAAGTGGACTGATTTGGGCAAGGAGATAGTAATTCTAAATACTTTCATAGCCTGATCTGAGACAAAAGAAACAAGTTGAAACTTCATAGAATCAAGAACCACAGAGGCAATTGGGTACAAAATGGGATGATAAGATCTCTAAAGCTGCTATCAAACATTTTGAAAAGCTATTCAATCTTCAAAAGCCCACCATGAACAAGAACCTGATTGACTGTATTCCTTCTTGCATTAATGAGGCTGATAATATTATGCTTTGAGACTCCCACTGAGGATGAGGTGAAACTAGTTGTATTCAACACGATTCTGCTAACACTGGAGGACTTAATGGCTACAATGAGACTTTTTATCAGAAATGCTGGGATGTTATCAAATATAATGTCACTGCCATGGTTCGGGACTTCTTTAATGGCAAACATCGATCTTACCAAGTTCTATTCTCATACCTGCCTAGTTTTAAACCCCAAAGTCACCTTCTCAGATTTCTTCAGACACTTTCTATTTCcgcatcttttattatttatgagACTTGGCTATTGACTTTGTATTATCTTCACTTTACATTTACACTCGTTAATTgtttaaatgaaataaaattggcTTAAGGTTAGCCTATTGGTTAGGAGTAGGTGCCATCACGGCTGGTGCATGTGATTTTTGGTCCATGAGAATTTGATATCAGATCTATAGGTTCATCGATCTCACCgatacaagagcaatgtctagtagagtcttggggATCAGTACAAAGACGTctatacttatcttcgagaggctatgagAACTTAGGAAATTTCTATTCTTCATTCCTTATCATACGTATTTGATTTGACTTCAGTTCttgttgaagaatgaaaaacTCCCACATCGGTGATTAATGAGATGGGTGGTCTCCTTATATGAAATTGGGAAATCTTATCCTCATTAGCTAGCTTTTGgagttgagttaggcccaagatcTATTGCTTTACATGATATCAGAGCAGGACCCATCTTACCCAATGCTAGGCCCCCAAATTAAATTGCCCATGCTCCGGATGTCCAGCCCTGGGCGCGAGGTGGGGTGTTGAAGAATGA
Coding sequences within it:
- the LOC132057680 gene encoding dehydration-responsive element-binding protein 1B-like, which translates into the protein MDIFRSYYSDPLTDSSSTSDTSSSPSRANLTEYSSVMLASKNPKKPSGRKKFQETRHPVCRGVRKRNSGKWVCEVREPNSKSRIWLGTYPTVEMAARAHDVAALALRGPSACLNFADSTWRLPIPASADSKDIRERRYESQSWQTIGRNFGENLADTLWREHAFRRIDNTREMSESKFFMNEEALESRFFMDEEALFYMPGLITNMAEGLMLPPPQCAEVGDHVEVDSYMPLWSYSF